The sequence CGGCGCTTTGGGCCCAGCCCCGTCACACCGTCGAGTTCGGAGAGCGTCATGCGCTTGCCGCGCAGCTGGCGGTGGTAGGCGATCGCGAACCGGTGTGACTCGTCGCGGATGCGCTGGAGGAGAAACAGAGCCTCCGAACCGCGCCGAACCGTGACCGGTTCGCTGCGGCCCGGCACGTAGACCTCCTCGAACTGCTTGGCGAGCGACGCCACAGGGATCTCGTCGGCCAGCCCCAGTTCTTCGAGCACGCCCCTGGCCACACCCAACTGCCCCTTGCCGCCATCCACCAGCAACAGCTGCGGCGGGTATGCGAACTTGCCGCGCTCAGCAACCGGCAACTTGCGCTGCTCGATGTAGTTGGTGAGTCGCCGGTGCAGCACTTCCTGCATGGCGGCGAAGTCGTCGTTCCCCTCCACACCGCGGATGCGGAAGCGCCTGTACTCGCTCTTGCGGGGCAGTCCGTCTTCGAGCACCACCATCGAGCCCACGTAGTCGGTGCC comes from Actinomycetes bacterium and encodes:
- a CDS encoding excinuclease ABC subunit C, translated to VPQRGDKRELAETVTQNARESFQRHRLKRQSDHNSRSQAINQLQDYLDLPFSPLRIECYDMSHIQGTDYVGSMVVLEDGLPRKSEYRRFRIRGVEGNDDFAAMQEVLHRRLTNYIEQRKLPVAERGKFAYPPQLLLVDGGKGQLGVARGVLEELGLADEIPVASLAKQFEEVYVPGRSEPVTVRRGSEALFLLQRIRDESHRFAIAYHRQLRGKRMTLSELDGVTGLGPKRRERLVNHFGSVPELRKARLEDLQELTWLPEPVAQAVFDRLHEPAGSD